A genomic region of Raphanus sativus cultivar WK10039 chromosome 6, ASM80110v3, whole genome shotgun sequence contains the following coding sequences:
- the LOC108847617 gene encoding uncharacterized protein LOC108847617 — protein MSNLTKLEINALDITGNNYMTWAVGARMHLRGSGLLETIDNTKTVSDEKKAKAMIFLRHHIHDGLKDEYITKEDPGDLWQSLKERFDHQKYVILPKAKHEWIHLRFQDYKSVSEFNSAMFGITSRMMLCGEKISDYDMIEKTLSTFHLENVILQQQYRVNGFKRYSELMQILLVAEQNNQLVLLNHQARPTGSAPFPEVNVASSSYDNWRGRGRGRGRGRNHGRGRGRGRRFRPYDERTKKDSQENERGRDDKRQIEKVCYRCGMKGHWVRTCRTPRHLADLYRESQKGKEKSGGETNFISDEPGPSFHDLNDDTHLDVSDFLVEPENIDV, from the coding sequence ATGTCGAATTTGACAAAGCTCGAAATTAATGCCCTGGATATTACGGGAAATAACTATATGACCTGGGCAGTAGGTGCAAGAATGCACCTAAGAGGTAGCGGGCTTTTGGAAACCATCGATAATACTAAAACGGTGTCGGATGAGAAAAAGGCTAAAGCCATGATATTTTTACGACACCACATACATGATGGTTTAAAAGATGAATATATTACGAAAGAGGATCCTGGGGACCTCTGGCAATCTCTTAAAGAGAGGTTTGATCACCAGAAGTATGTGATCTTACCAAAAGCCAAACACGAGTGGATCCATCTCCGGTTCCAGGACTACAAAAGTGTAAGTGAGTTTAATTCCGCTATGTTCGGAATTACTTCAAGGATGATGTTATGTGGAGAGAAAATAAGTGATTATGATATGATCGAGAAAACTCTCTCCACATTCCATCTTGAAAATGTAATCCTGCAGCAACAGTACCGGGTGAATGGATTTAAGCGTTATTCGGAGTTGATGCAAATCCTCCTTGTAGCGGAACAAAATAATCAACTCGTGTTATTAAACCATCAGGCTCGTCCCACTGGATCTGCTCCATTCCCCGAAGTGAATGTTGCATCATCCAGTTATGATAATTGGAGAGGACGAGGACGTGGACGTGGTCGAGGTCGAAATCATGGTCGTgggagaggacgaggaagaagattcCGTCCGTATGATGAAAGAACTAAAAAGGACTCCCAAGAGAATGAAAGGGGCCGGGATGATAAAAGGCAAATAGAAAAGGTTTGCTACAGATGTGGCATGAAAGGTCATTGGGTACGTACCTGTCGTACGCCAAGACACTTAGCCGATCTGTATAGAGAATCCcaaaagggaaaagagaaaagtGGAGGTGAAACGAATTTCATCTCTGATGAACCCGGGCCATCCTTTCATGATTTAAATGATGATACTCATCTCGACGTATCAGATTTTCTGGTTGAGCCAGAAAACATCGATGTGTGA
- the LOC108808259 gene encoding probable rRNA-processing protein EBP2 homolog, whose translation MDHHADQDEEFQLAKEDGKPKDGATKEDDALVISNGPITRSKAKILKEAIGGLIKKCLMHEESLEGSLILQDTLLTVEIDQGQAVDVNDDLAREMTFYTQALKGTRQAFEKLQEMGLPFLRPADYYAEKVNSDTHMEKVKSKLLYEKKLMEQSEERSKARDNKKMAKEVQSQKMKERAKQKKDEIESVKKWRKQRQQSGFIEKGGAGELDLEFGNGKSFQRGGGKKRPGVSPGDGL comes from the exons atggaccatcATGCTGATCAAGATGAAGAGTTCCAACTAGCTAAAGAAGATGGGAAGCCTAAAGATGGTGCAACCAAAGAAGATGATGCCTTAGTCATTTCCAATGGCCCCATAACTCGATCCAAAGCTAAGAtactcaaggaagctattggaggatTAATCAAGAAGTGTTTGATGCatgaagaaagtcttgaaggaagcttgatacttcaagataCACTT CTCACCGTTGAGATTGATCAAGGACAAGCCGTTGATGTAAACGATGACCTCGCTAGAGAGATGACGTTCTACACTCAAGCCCTCAAAGGGACGAGGCAAGCTTTCGAGAAGCTCCAGGAGATGGGACTGCCTTTCCTCAGGCCGGCGGATTACTACGCGGAGAAGGTGAATTCGGACACGCACATGGAGAAGGTGAAGTCTAAGCTTCTGTACGAGAAGAAGCTGATGGAGCAGTCTGAAGAGAGGAGTAAGGCTAGGGATAACAAGAAGATGGCTAAGGAAGTACAGTCTCAGAAGATGAAGGAGCGCGCTAAGCAGAAGAAGGATGAGATTGAGTCTGTCAAGAAGTGGAGGAAACAGAGGCAGCAGAGTGGGTTTATCGAGAAAGGAGGTGCTGGAGAGCTTGATCTTGAGTTTGGAAACGGAAAGAGTTTCCAGAGAGGAGGTGGTAAGAAGAGACCAGGTGTGTCTCCCGGTGATGGTCTTTAG